From the Malaclemys terrapin pileata isolate rMalTer1 chromosome 13, rMalTer1.hap1, whole genome shotgun sequence genome, one window contains:
- the LOC128847568 gene encoding zinc finger protein 239-like isoform X1, which translates to MERGAEPGVLGPRGAEETPRDAHTAGEGLVSETEENPDQDGPEPAELYGTFPGRSQSPQRGAACERQEDNATAERAGESALYGADFTGPHGTVAQPRASPGDRFFTCPECGKGFGQSAHLIRHQTVHTGERPYKCPECGKGFSQSSDLTTHRRVHTGEEPYACAECGKRFAQSSNLIRHQRTHTAETPYRCPDCGKRFRRSSHLVMHQRTHTGERPYRCPDCGKRFSHSSHLHRHQRIHTGERPYKCPDCGKSFGVKSTLVTHRRVHTAERPYACADCGRAFAQSSTLNRHRRTHAAERPYRCPDCGKSFIQSSNLVTHLILHTGERPFHCPRCQKTFAQSSNLSRHQRTHAGRRARPCPECGESVPRGAGLSAHQRRHVGQETPSPPC; encoded by the coding sequence CAGGCGAGGGGCTGGTGAGCGAGACCGAGGAGAATCCCGATCAGGACGGTCCGGAGCCAGCTGAACTGTATGGGACGTTCCCGGGACGTTCCCAGAGTCCTCAGCGGGGAGCGGCCTGCGAGCGTCAGGAAGACAATGCCACAGCGGAGAGAGCGGGTGAGTCCGCGCTGTATGGGGCGGATTTCACAGGCCCCCACGGGACcgtggcccagcccagagcctccccgGGAGACAGATTCTTCACGTGTCCCGAGTGCGGGAAGGGCTTCGGCCAGAGCGCGCACCTCATCCGGCACCAGACGGTGCACACGGGGGAGCGGCCCTACAAGTGCCCCGAGTGCGGGAAGGGCTTCAGCCAGAGCTCGGACCTGACCACGCACCGGCGCGTCCACACGGGCGAGGAGCCCTACGCCTGCGCCGAGTGCGGCAAGCGCTTCGCCCAGAGCTCCAACCTGATCCggcaccagcgcacccacacgGCCGAGACCCCCTACCGCTGCCCCGACTGCGGCAAGCGCTTCCGCCGTAGCTCCCACCTCGTCAtgcaccagcgcacccacaccgGGGAGCGCCCCTACCGCTGCCCCGACTGCGGCAAGCGTTTCAGCCACAGCTCCCACCTGCACCggcaccagcgcatccacacgGGCGAGCGCCCCTACAAGTGCCCCGACTGCGGCAAGAGCTTCGGCGTCAAGTCCACCCTGGTGACGCACCGGCGGGTGCACACGGCCGAGCGGCCCTATGCCTGCGCCGACTGCGGCCGGGCCTTCGCCCAGAGCTCCACCCTCAACCGGCACCGGCGCACGCACGCGGCCGAGCGCCCCTACCGCTGCCCCGACTGCGGCAAGAGCTTCATCCAGAGCTCCAACCTGGTCACCCACCTGATCCTGCACACGGGCGAGCGCCCCTTCCACTGCCCCCGCTGCCAGAAAACCTTCGCCCAGAGCTCCAACCTCAGCCGCCACCAGAGGACCCACGCGGGGCGCCgagcccgcccctgccccgagtgCGGGGAGAGCGTCCCACGCGGCGCCGGCCTGTCCGCCCACCAGAGACGCCACGTGGGGCAGGAGACGCCCTCGCCGCCCTGCTAG
- the LOC128847568 gene encoding zinc finger protein 239-like isoform X2: MERGAEPGVLGPRGAEETPRDAHTGEGLVSETEENPDQDGPEPAELYGTFPGRSQSPQRGAACERQEDNATAERAGESALYGADFTGPHGTVAQPRASPGDRFFTCPECGKGFGQSAHLIRHQTVHTGERPYKCPECGKGFSQSSDLTTHRRVHTGEEPYACAECGKRFAQSSNLIRHQRTHTAETPYRCPDCGKRFRRSSHLVMHQRTHTGERPYRCPDCGKRFSHSSHLHRHQRIHTGERPYKCPDCGKSFGVKSTLVTHRRVHTAERPYACADCGRAFAQSSTLNRHRRTHAAERPYRCPDCGKSFIQSSNLVTHLILHTGERPFHCPRCQKTFAQSSNLSRHQRTHAGRRARPCPECGESVPRGAGLSAHQRRHVGQETPSPPC, from the coding sequence GCGAGGGGCTGGTGAGCGAGACCGAGGAGAATCCCGATCAGGACGGTCCGGAGCCAGCTGAACTGTATGGGACGTTCCCGGGACGTTCCCAGAGTCCTCAGCGGGGAGCGGCCTGCGAGCGTCAGGAAGACAATGCCACAGCGGAGAGAGCGGGTGAGTCCGCGCTGTATGGGGCGGATTTCACAGGCCCCCACGGGACcgtggcccagcccagagcctccccgGGAGACAGATTCTTCACGTGTCCCGAGTGCGGGAAGGGCTTCGGCCAGAGCGCGCACCTCATCCGGCACCAGACGGTGCACACGGGGGAGCGGCCCTACAAGTGCCCCGAGTGCGGGAAGGGCTTCAGCCAGAGCTCGGACCTGACCACGCACCGGCGCGTCCACACGGGCGAGGAGCCCTACGCCTGCGCCGAGTGCGGCAAGCGCTTCGCCCAGAGCTCCAACCTGATCCggcaccagcgcacccacacgGCCGAGACCCCCTACCGCTGCCCCGACTGCGGCAAGCGCTTCCGCCGTAGCTCCCACCTCGTCAtgcaccagcgcacccacaccgGGGAGCGCCCCTACCGCTGCCCCGACTGCGGCAAGCGTTTCAGCCACAGCTCCCACCTGCACCggcaccagcgcatccacacgGGCGAGCGCCCCTACAAGTGCCCCGACTGCGGCAAGAGCTTCGGCGTCAAGTCCACCCTGGTGACGCACCGGCGGGTGCACACGGCCGAGCGGCCCTATGCCTGCGCCGACTGCGGCCGGGCCTTCGCCCAGAGCTCCACCCTCAACCGGCACCGGCGCACGCACGCGGCCGAGCGCCCCTACCGCTGCCCCGACTGCGGCAAGAGCTTCATCCAGAGCTCCAACCTGGTCACCCACCTGATCCTGCACACGGGCGAGCGCCCCTTCCACTGCCCCCGCTGCCAGAAAACCTTCGCCCAGAGCTCCAACCTCAGCCGCCACCAGAGGACCCACGCGGGGCGCCgagcccgcccctgccccgagtgCGGGGAGAGCGTCCCACGCGGCGCCGGCCTGTCCGCCCACCAGAGACGCCACGTGGGGCAGGAGACGCCCTCGCCGCCCTGCTAG